TAGGCCAAGCCCTGCTCGTACATCTTGAGAAAAAAGAGCTGTTCCCAACGGTAGTAATCCACATCGCAAGTAGCGATTTCCCGGGACCAATCATAGGAAAAGCCAAGTTTTTTCAGTTGGCTGCGCATGTAGTCGATGTTTTCATAGGTCCATTTGGCAGGATGCGTATTGGCTTTGATGGCTGCATTTTCGGCCGGCATTCCGAAAGCGTCCCAACCCATGGGATGCAAAACGTTGTAGCCCTGCATCCTCAGAAAACGGGCGAGCACGTCTCCTATGGAGTAATTGCGCACGTGGCCCATGTGTATGCGGCCCGACGGATAGGGGAACATCTCCAGAAGAAAAAATTTTTCGCGGGAGGGATCTTCCTTGACGCTGAAAAGTTTTTCACTTTCCCAGTATTCCTGCCACTTTTTCTCTATAGCTTTCGGTAAATATCTCGATTCCATATGTCACCCTTTTCTCATGAATCAGGAACGGTGCAGGTTCGTTTCGCAAGGATTGAATTCGGTTGTCCCGCACTCGAAAAACAGCTCTGCCAGAAATTGCCGATTTGTAGCATATGCCGGGTGATTTCGCAACATGCACACTATACTGGGAAAAAGAGGCTTTGAATTCAAGGTGCAAGGGGGGATGTGAAACGGGGGGGGCCGGGAGCGACTTCTTCTGGAAAAGAATAATGATAGCGGGCTTATGGTATCCTTGCATGTCGGGCTTGTCAGCCCGACATGCAAGGAGGGAATGTCCGGGAACCGTTGGTACTTCACTTATCGTAGAAACTGCGCCTTACTTCAGCCTTTTGACGCTTTCTATCACCACTGGGGTTTTGGGTACGTTCTGGTGGCCTCCCACCGTTATCGTCTCCACTTTCTTGATCTTATCCACTACATCCATCCCTTTGACGACCTTCCCAAAAACCGCGTACCCGAATCCTTGGGGAGTTTCGTCCCTGTGATTGAGAAAATCGTTGTTTTTTACATTGATGAAAAACTGGGAAGTGGCGCTGTCCACGACATTCGTTCTGGCCATGGCGATGGTTCCCAGATCGTTTCCCAGCTCCGCAGAGGCTTCATTCTTGATGGGTTCGTGCGTCTCTCGTTTTTTCATGTCCGGTGTGAACCCCCCACCCTGAATCATGAAATCATCCATGACTCTGTGAAAAATCGTGCCGTCATACGCTCCTTCATCCACATACCTGAGAAAATTCTTTACGGTGATGGGGGCCTTGTCTTGAAAGAGTTCAATTTGAATTTCTCCCAATGACGTTTTCATTACGACAACCGGATTGGCGGGTTTTTTTGTCTTTTCCTCCGCCACTGTGGTGGAGGGGTTGAGAAACAAAGTCGTGACTGCAATGAGCGACGTAATGGTCATTAGAATTCTGGACATGAGAGATCCTCCTCTTAGCATTTGTAGATGGATACTGGTGTGCTGAAAATCAGGCTAAACCGATCCGCAGATTACACAGGTTGCACAGACTAAATGATTTTCCCCCAAGATAAAAGGTTTCTTGATCTGCGAAAATCTGCGCAATCTGCGGATAAAAAAAGAATCAAAAAGCGTCAAACAGCTAAACTCTTGTTCTTGGAGCTGATCCTTTTCCTTGAAATGCGAAGCGTGTTTCCAATCACCGTGAGACTGCTGCCGAACATGGCCAGAACGGCGATGAGAGGATTGAGAATCCCCGTGACCGCCAGGGGAATTCCCAGGATATTGTATAGAAAGGCAAAACCGAGATTTTCATGAATGATGCGTGTCGTCGTCCTGGAGAGGTCGAGCACTTCCACTAATTTTTCGGGATGTCCCGTGATGAGGGAAATGTCCGACGCTTCCTGGAGAATGTTCGATCCCGTTCCGAGGGAAAGGCCCACATCCGCCTGGGCGAGGGCCGCCGCATCATTGATTCCGTCTCCGACCATGCCCACCCTGTGTCCTTCTCCCTGCAACTTTCGAACGATCTCCACCTTGTCTCTGGGAAGGGCCTGGCCCACGAAGTTCAAAATGCCAAGAGCGCGGGCCACGGCACGGGTCGTTTCCTGGGAATCCCCCGAAACAAGGTGGACGGTCATGCCCCTGGCATGCAACTGATCCAGCGCACTCGACGCGCCCTTTTTGAGGGTATCCCCGAAAGCCATGCACCCCTCTACCTTGCCGTTCCAGCCGAAAAAAACAACCGTCTCTCCGTTGCTCTCCAATTCCCTGGCATCTTCGTCCATTTGAGGGGAAAAGAGCAGCCCTTCCATTTCCATGAATGCCCTGTTGCCGGCAGCCACTGTCTCTCCTCCTACACACCCTTTCACTCCCAGTCCTTCGAATGCTTCCACATCGGATGCTTCTTCCCATTCGATGGACTGTTCCCGGGCTTTACGGAGAATTTCTTTAGCCAGAAAATGGGATGCGCCCACTTCGATGGACGCCACCTTTGCGAGGGCTTCTCTCGGAGAAACATGGGAAGCGATGATCCGGCGCAGCGAAAAAGAGCCCTCGGTTATCGTGCCCGTCTTGTCGCAAATGAACACGTCCAGGTCTTTTGCCCGCTCCAGGGCCGAGGTGTTCCGAATGAGTATCCCGTGAGTTCTCCCCATACCGATGGCTGCCACCTTGGCCAGGGGAGTGGCTATACCGAGAGCGCAGGGGCACGTGATCACCAGGACGGTCACGGCCCGCAGCAGGGCCTCGTCCGAGGTGAGGCCGCGGACAAACCACAGGTACCCCGCAGTCCCTGCCGCCAGGAGGAGAATGAGAGGAATAACCATGCGTGTGATGCGGTCGGCAATGATTTCAAAAGAATTTTTCCCAGTGAGCGCCTCCTGCATGAGGGTGATCATTTGCCCGATGGCGCTCTCGCTTCCCACTCGCGTGGCTTTGAGGCAAAGTTTTCCCTGTAGAAGGTGAGCGCCCCCCATGGCTTCGTCCCCCGTTGTTTTCTTGACGGGGCGTGATTCGCCGGTGAGGAAAGACTCGTCCAACTCGGCTGTCCCTGAAAGGATGATTCCATCGACGGGTATGCGTTCGCCCGCTAGAACGATGAATTCGTTGCCGGGTTCCACCGCTTCGGAAGAAACCCACCGTTCAAGGCCTGCATGCACCAGGCGGACCTTTCCCTTGGAAAGCCGGTAGAGTTCCGTGATGCCTTTGGAAACCCGTTCTCGTGCCTGGATCTCAATGTATTTGCCCACAAGCACGATGGTGACCAGCATGGCGGCCGTATCGAAATAGAGGTGCAGACTGCCCGTGCCGATGCTTACGAGGCTGTAAAAATAGGCGGAAAGAGACCCTACTGCGATGAGTGTGTCCATGGAGGTGCTCATCTGGCGAAGCCCAAGAAATGCCCGTCTGAGGATGGGGTATCCGCCATAAAAAACCACGGGGGTCGAAAGTATCCAGAGAGGGTAGGAAAGATATTCGACGGCGTCTTTACCCAGTTCCTGAAAAAAACCGAAGTAAAGGACAAAGGAAATCATCATGACATTGGCGGTCAGAATGGCGGAAACCCCCAACCGTATGAGAAGATTCTTCTTTTCCTTTGATCCGTGAGAGTCGTCTTCACTGAAAAGCGCAGCACGGTATCCGAGTTTCGATATGTGGTTCAGGATGTCCTCTAAAGAGATGATATGCGGCAGATACTTGATCTGTGCCAGATCCGAGAGAAAAAAGACCCGAACGTCGACTATGCCTGGGGTCTTGCGCAGCACCTCCTCTATGAGCCATGAGCATGCCGTGCACCACATCCCTGTCACTCGAAAGGTCAATTCCTTGGAGAGGCCTTCCGGGTATTCAGCTTTGGGTGAAAGAGCCTCCTGCAGTGGGGCCTGTTTGGCCTGAAGTGCGGCCAGTTCCTCTTCGTTGGCGGGAATGATCCCGGAAGCGACGCAGGCGCGGTAGAGCTCCGTCTCTTTGAAATCAAGGTTTGCCGCATCCGGACTATTGAATAGGATTTCAAAGACGTACATGCATCCAGGACAGCAGAAGTCGTACGTTGTGCCATGGATCGTACGCTGAGCCGTAGATCTTCCCACGGGAAGGCCGCACAGGCTGCATTTTTTCTTTACGGGATGGTGGGACACGGCTTTGGGTTCCGAAAGTATGGACCGGCGGTGAGACGAGGCTTCAGGCAATGATTTGAGCCCCCTGAAGGATCAGAACGATGCCCATGAAAATAATGGAGACGGCGGCCACTTTCTCTCCCAGAAATCGAACTTTCCGAGAGAGAAAAGAAGCGGAAAGCCCTGTAAAAAACAGGGCGGGTACGGTGCCCGCTCCAAAGAGAACCATTGTGATGAAACCCTGCATCGGGTTCTGAGTGGAAGCCGCCGTGACAATCATCGCCCATGACAGGCAACAGGGAATCAGCCCCGTGGCCATGCCCAACAAGAGTTTTGAAAGAACAGTTTGAGACCGGAACAGGGGAGGGAAGCAGCGGCCGAAAAAGGAACCTGGGCCCAGGGAAACGGAGGTCAAGAAAGCGGGCAGGGGAATTGCCCGAAGGAGCATCAGACCGAGAAAAACCAGCAGCGATCCCGCAACGTAAGACATTCCACTGCGTAGACTGAAAAAGATCCTGGTCAGGTCGACGGCCCGGAAAAGACCCGCAGCCAGGGCTCCGAGAATGCCGTAAGTGGCGAGTCTACCGATGTGAAAGGCTATATGGTGGAATAGCCCGAGCCTGGCAGGAAATGTGGAAAATTTTGTCGCTGTGTCCGATTGAGATTGCAGATGGAGGGAGTAGGCTAAAACCAGGGGACCGCACATTCCCAGACAGTGAAGGCTCCCAAGGAGTCCGATGCTTAAAGGGAAGAAAGAGAACATGAGCAGTCCTTGCCTTTAGCCGTTTGAAGGGCTTTTGAGAGAGCGGATGAAATGGACAATGGCCCAGCGGTCCTCCTCCGCAATGGTGTAAGCCAACGGGGGCTGTCTTTTGGCTCCAAAACTCAGCTTGTAAAAGATTTCTCCGTCAGTCTGCGCCTGAACCTTCGGGTCTCT
This region of Desulforhabdus amnigena genomic DNA includes:
- a CDS encoding heavy metal translocating P-type ATPase, with product MPEASSHRRSILSEPKAVSHHPVKKKCSLCGLPVGRSTAQRTIHGTTYDFCCPGCMYVFEILFNSPDAANLDFKETELYRACVASGIIPANEEELAALQAKQAPLQEALSPKAEYPEGLSKELTFRVTGMWCTACSWLIEEVLRKTPGIVDVRVFFLSDLAQIKYLPHIISLEDILNHISKLGYRAALFSEDDSHGSKEKKNLLIRLGVSAILTANVMMISFVLYFGFFQELGKDAVEYLSYPLWILSTPVVFYGGYPILRRAFLGLRQMSTSMDTLIAVGSLSAYFYSLVSIGTGSLHLYFDTAAMLVTIVLVGKYIEIQARERVSKGITELYRLSKGKVRLVHAGLERWVSSEAVEPGNEFIVLAGERIPVDGIILSGTAELDESFLTGESRPVKKTTGDEAMGGAHLLQGKLCLKATRVGSESAIGQMITLMQEALTGKNSFEIIADRITRMVIPLILLLAAGTAGYLWFVRGLTSDEALLRAVTVLVITCPCALGIATPLAKVAAIGMGRTHGILIRNTSALERAKDLDVFICDKTGTITEGSFSLRRIIASHVSPREALAKVASIEVGASHFLAKEILRKAREQSIEWEEASDVEAFEGLGVKGCVGGETVAAGNRAFMEMEGLLFSPQMDEDARELESNGETVVFFGWNGKVEGCMAFGDTLKKGASSALDQLHARGMTVHLVSGDSQETTRAVARALGILNFVGQALPRDKVEIVRKLQGEGHRVGMVGDGINDAAALAQADVGLSLGTGSNILQEASDISLITGHPEKLVEVLDLSRTTTRIIHENLGFAFLYNILGIPLAVTGILNPLIAVLAMFGSSLTVIGNTLRISRKRISSKNKSLAV
- a CDS encoding peptidylprolyl isomerase, whose translation is MSRILMTITSLIAVTTLFLNPSTTVAEEKTKKPANPVVVMKTSLGEIQIELFQDKAPITVKNFLRYVDEGAYDGTIFHRVMDDFMIQGGGFTPDMKKRETHEPIKNEASAELGNDLGTIAMARTNVVDSATSQFFINVKNNDFLNHRDETPQGFGYAVFGKVVKGMDVVDKIKKVETITVGGHQNVPKTPVVIESVKRLK
- a CDS encoding sulfite exporter TauE/SafE family protein encodes the protein MFSFFPLSIGLLGSLHCLGMCGPLVLAYSLHLQSQSDTATKFSTFPARLGLFHHIAFHIGRLATYGILGALAAGLFRAVDLTRIFFSLRSGMSYVAGSLLVFLGLMLLRAIPLPAFLTSVSLGPGSFFGRCFPPLFRSQTVLSKLLLGMATGLIPCCLSWAMIVTAASTQNPMQGFITMVLFGAGTVPALFFTGLSASFLSRKVRFLGEKVAAVSIIFMGIVLILQGAQIIA